Sequence from the Pseudoalteromonas espejiana DSM 9414 genome:
CCACCACAGCCTGCTAAAGATGCTAATGAAATAGCAGCCAGTAAGCGAGCAATGTGTGTTTTTTCAATGTTCATAGCTGAACCCCGGTTTCACAGATTGTTGTCAGAATGTGTGTTTATACTTATTTAAAAGAACTCTATTTATTCATTGTAAGCGCTTACATTTTATATGTGTTTTTGTAAGCGCTTACAAATAATATTGTGCAGCAAGTGAATGGTCAACATATTTGTTTATTTTATTTACATTTAGTTTACGGTAAGACCAGTTTACCAACTTGGCATTTTTATAAAATAGTATTTAAAATTAGCGGGTTAAAATTTATGAGTCGGTTTTTTAGTTAGCTAATATGCAACATGTTTAAAGCGCGATAAGCTGAGTTAGCGAGTCGCTAACCGGGTGTTTAATAGGTACATTTATAAGATTATAACGCGTTATTTTACCAGCTTACGGCGTCTAAGCTGGTAATGTATAGCCATAGGCTACTTATTTTTAAAGGGCATTATTAGCAAACCCCAAAGTGAGGCATTTTGTTTTTGGCTTGGGTATTCTTTTAAGCCTATATCTATGTCGTTATCGGCTTTTTGCGCTTCATTTTTGTAACTGCCAAACAGTTTGTCCCACCATATAACGCTAAACCCGTAATTTGAATTGGTTTCGCTCACGCGTTGGCTATGATGAATACGATGCAGTATTTGGGTCATTAAAATTAATCGAAGCGGTTTTTCTATTGCATTTGGCAAGCGAATATTCGCATGGTTAAACAGCGCTAAACCGTTAAGTGCAATTTCAAATATTAATACTGCAATGGCGGGTACACCTAAAGCGGTAACGGCAATGAGCTTTATAAGAATGCTAAGTACAATTTCGATAGGATGAAAACGCAGACCTGTACTGGTATCTACATGGGCATCGGCGTGGTGTACACGGTGCAAGCGCCACAAAATAGGCACGTTATGAAATAACCTATGCTGCCAATAAATAAGTATATCAAGCAGTAACATGCTTAAAATAATAGCAACAATACTTGGTGTGGCTATTTGATTAAATAAACCAATACCGTGCTCTTGGTTATAAAGCGCTACGGCGGTTAAGCCTATGGGCACACTTAAGCGAGCAATTAGTGATGAAGCAAACACGAGTCCAAAATTAGCAAACCATCGGGTGTTACTTTTTATAGGCGATTTGCGTGCGGGCATTCGTGATTCTAGCAGCATCATAATAACCAAAATGCTAAAAAAGAACCCTAAACGCCACCAAATTTCATTACTCATTAGCTTGTGTAACCTCATCAGCTTCTTGGAGTTTTAACGTGTTATAACCACCATGTATACGTGTAAAAATAGTAATAGCGCACGCAGTGGCAAAAATACTCGCCATTATGGCAAAGTGCTGCGGCCAAATACAAAAGGCGATAAACAGCGCTATGGTTTCTGTGCCTTCGGTTAAACCATTTAAATAGTAAAAGCTTTTGTATTTAAACTGGGGTTTTTCGAGCTTAAATTTTTCGGCGGCTATGGCAAAGGCCAAAAAGCTTGAGCCTGTGCCTATAAAGGTGGCCAGTAATATGCTACCGGCAATGGCGTTTTGCTCGGGGTTTGCCAAAATAAAGCCAAGCGGAATTGCCGCGTAAAATAAAAAGTCGAGGGTAATATCTAAAAAACCGCCAGCGCTTGAACTTAAATTTGCATGGCGTGCCAGTGCGCCATCTAGCCCATCTAAAATACGATTTAATGCAATAGCCGTTAACGCTGCGTACCACATTTCAAACGCAATTAATGGCACAGCTAATAGCCCTATTAAAAAACCGACCACAGTGAGTTGGTCGGGCGTTATACCGCGCTTGTGCATTAACGCTACAACAGGGGTTAACAATGGCTTTATTACCGGGGTGATGTATTTGTCTAACATGCTTAGTGCCTTGTGCTTTTTGTGCGTTTATTTGGCTAAATTTAAGGTGATCAGATTGCCGTTTGCGGCCTCTGCATCGCTATGATCGTGGGTTACCATAATAGCGGGCAGTTTATGCTCACGTATTTGGCTAAATACCAGCTCGCGGGTATCTACTCTTAATTGGGTATCGAGCTTGCTAAATGGCTCATCAAGCAAAATAGCTTTTGGCTCGCTTAATAGCATACGCAGTAAAGCAACGCGTGCTTGTTGCCCACCAGAGAGGTTGTCAGGGTGGCGATTAGCCATGCCTTTTAATCCCACTTGTTCAAGCGCTTGCTCTATTTTTCCAAGGCGCTGTTTTTTATTGCCTTTAGGCATAGCAAAAGCAATGTTACCGCTTACCGATAAATGCGAAAATAATAACGCATCTTGATAAAGCACACCTATGTGGCGTAAATGAGCAGGCAAGTTATTAATATTTTCACCGTTAAGCCACACTTCGCCACTTGCGTTAAAGCCACTGGGTAATGTGCCGGTAAGCCAATTTAATAAACTTGATTTACCACTGCCTGATGGCCCCATAATAGTGAGTATTTCGCCGCCTTTTACCTGCTCGTTTAAGCTTAGCAATTGCTCGTGGTGACGATAAAGCTCACAATTTTTAATCTCTAAAGATGACTGCATTAAAAACCTTTTAATTTATGGGTTAGCGATGTGC
This genomic interval carries:
- a CDS encoding sterol desaturase family protein yields the protein MSNEIWWRLGFFFSILVIMMLLESRMPARKSPIKSNTRWFANFGLVFASSLIARLSVPIGLTAVALYNQEHGIGLFNQIATPSIVAIILSMLLLDILIYWQHRLFHNVPILWRLHRVHHADAHVDTSTGLRFHPIEIVLSILIKLIAVTALGVPAIAVLIFEIALNGLALFNHANIRLPNAIEKPLRLILMTQILHRIHHSQRVSETNSNYGFSVIWWDKLFGSYKNEAQKADNDIDIGLKEYPSQKQNASLWGLLIMPFKNK
- a CDS encoding CDP-alcohol phosphatidyltransferase family protein → MLDKYITPVIKPLLTPVVALMHKRGITPDQLTVVGFLIGLLAVPLIAFEMWYAALTAIALNRILDGLDGALARHANLSSSAGGFLDITLDFLFYAAIPLGFILANPEQNAIAGSILLATFIGTGSSFLAFAIAAEKFKLEKPQFKYKSFYYLNGLTEGTETIALFIAFCIWPQHFAIMASIFATACAITIFTRIHGGYNTLKLQEADEVTQANE
- a CDS encoding ATP-binding cassette domain-containing protein, encoding MQSSLEIKNCELYRHHEQLLSLNEQVKGGEILTIMGPSGSGKSSLLNWLTGTLPSGFNASGEVWLNGENINNLPAHLRHIGVLYQDALLFSHLSVSGNIAFAMPKGNKKQRLGKIEQALEQVGLKGMANRHPDNLSGGQQARVALLRMLLSEPKAILLDEPFSKLDTQLRVDTRELVFSQIREHKLPAIMVTHDHSDAEAANGNLITLNLAK